From Syntrophorhabdaceae bacterium:
ACAAGATTGCCAAAATCATTGGCAAGGTCACTATTTATCCTGTGTATTATTGCCTGTTTTGAAAAATCTCCATCTAACCCAAAAGGAACCTCTCTGAATAAAAAGAATCTGAACTCATCAACACCATAGGTAGCAACAACATCGTTTGGATCGATAACATTTCCCAATGATTTTGACATCTTTTGACCTTCAATAGTCCACCATCCATGGGCAAACACATGATGGGGCGGTTCAATCCCCAGAGACATGAGAAAACATGGCCAATATACTGCGTGGAATCTCAATATATCCTTTCCAATAAGGTGCATATCACAGGGCCAAAAGGACTCAAAACACCCTTTGTCCTCCTGAAAACCTATACCTGTTAGATAATTTGCCAGTGCATCAAACCATACATAAACAATATGTTTTTCCTTCATGGGGACCTTTATACCCCAGCTAAAGCTTGTTCTGCTTACACTTAAATCCCTTAAGCCACCTTTTACAAAACTGTAGACCTCATTATACCTGATTTCAGGCATAATAAAATCTTTGTTGTTATCAAGGAATTCCAAGAGCCTATGGGTATAATGAGAAAGTTTGAAAAAATAGCTCTCTTCTTTAAGCCTCTCTGGTTTCCTTAGACAATCAGGACACATGCCATCTTTGAGCTGAAACTCAGTAAAGTAGCTCTCACAGGGGATACAATACCAGTCTTCATATTCACCTAAATAGATATCTCCGTTTTCATAAGCCTTTTTGAATATATGCTGAACAACTTTTTTATGCCTCTCTTCTGTTGTCCTTATAAAGCCGGTGTTTGAAATATTAAGTGTCTTCCAGAGGTCTGTGAACCTATATACCATCTTATCTGCAAGTTCTTTGGGATGTATACCTTGTTTTGAGGCTGCCTCCTCAACCTTTTGCCCATGTTCATCGGTGCCTGTAAGAAAAAACACATCATAACCGCATAATCTCTTATATCTCGCCATAATATCTGCTGCCACTGTTGTGTAGGCATGACCAATATGTGGAACATCATTTATATAGTATATAGGCGTTGTGATGTAATATTTTTTTCTGCTCATATCTCTTGCTCCATGTAAATCATTTTAATCTCTCTTTGATTTGATTCAAAAAGTGTTTCAATTTTTAATATCATTTAGGGATACTGTTACAAGGTTACCGTTTTCAAGCTCTACAACCAAAGTTGAATTCAGGGTATTATGTTTTATAACCTTCCCCTCCCCCTGCTGCAGCATCACCTTTTTTCCTATCTTAGGTAATTCCTTTTTATATTCAGTATACATATCATACTCATAAGATAGGCAGCACATGAGTCTGCCACATATGCCGGAAATCTTGGTAGGGTTTAATGCGAGCCCCTGCTCCTTAACCATTCTAATGGAAACTATGGAAAAATTGTTTAAAAATTGTCTGCAACAGCATATATTACCGCAATTACCAAGTCCCCCCACGATTTTTGCCTCATCCCTTACGCCAACCTGTCTTAGCTCTATCCTTATCTTAAATTCCTTGGCAAGTTCCTTTACGAGTTCTCTAAAATCAACCCTGTTCTCTGATACAAAATAAAAAAGCAGTTTTGACCCGCCAAAAAGATATTCAGCAGCCAATAATTTCATTGGAAGATTTAACTCTTTTATCTTATTTCTACATACCTCGAATGCATTTATTTCTTTTTCTTTCAATGTATAGTATTCTTCAAGCTCTTCTTTTGTAGGTATTCTTTCTGCCTTTTTCAATCCTTCTTTGTCTATTTCTACTGGTTCTGTAAGGACAACGCCAAGGCATGTCCCCTTTTCAAGGTCACAGACAACATAATCGCCAACCTTTGCTTCATCAGGGAGTTCCACCTCCACAACGCCGGCTAAATAATCAAACCTCACATAACCTACCTTCATTTTACCTCATCACCTGCAATATTAAATTCTCCAATAAAAGCCATTTGTTCATATTATACCTTATAATGATAGCTGTTTCCTGTATTTTTTTTATAGCCTGTTCTATCATACCATTACTATATGAAGACCTCTCTAAAAGCCCTATAAAATCCCTGTTTATAATAATGTCATGCCTGTTTATATTTTTTATTAAATAGAGGTCTCTGAACAGAGAAAATAGAAAGAATATGTATATGCTAATCTCTCTATTGCCCCTGGATATATATTCTGAAAGCACAGTTGCCTCTACATATCCTTTGTTTCTCGTCAGGATAAATTCTCCAAGCCTCTTTCTTATGTGAAGTTTTTCATCATCAAGCCAAAAAAATCCATTATTAATACTACCGTTGGATATATAGGATAAGAGTTCTGCCTTTTCTTCATTTAAGTTCAATGTATCTATAAAATATTGCCTTAACTGACTCTGGGATAGAGGGCTAAAGCTGATTCTTGTGCATCTTGACCTGATTGTGGCAGGTAGTTCGCTCTCACGGGATGTTATAAGAAAAAAGAGATTAAATTCAGGTGGCTCTTCAAGGGTTTTTAAAAAGGCATTTGCTGCCTCTTCTGTCATATTCTCTGCATTATCTATAATGATTACCCTTTTCTTTCCCTCACTGGGAAATTTATGGACCTCCTGATTTATGCCCCTTATCTTTTTTTCTTCATTTCCTCTTATAAAATCAATACTTATGTTATTTGTTTCCTTTTGCCTTTCTCCTTCATTTCCTTGACCTTTTTTTCTTTGAACCTGACCAGCCCATTCCATATAATTTTTATCCAGGACAATCAAGTCAGGATGGGTTAATCTACTGACCCTTGTGCATGCCCTACATACACCACATCCACTGCCTTTTTCACATAAGATATAACGGGCAACGGCAATGGCAATCTTTTTTTTGCCTATGCCATCCTGTCCAGAGAAAAGAAAGGCATGGGGAATCCTTTCTTTCATAAGAAAGGTGGTTATGATTTTTTTTTGCTTTTCGTGACCTATAATATCTTCAAAATCTATGTAATTCAATCTGTTTTTCTACTCTCTTTCTGATTATAGAATGGATTATCTGAATATCTTTAGAACCATCCACAATAAAAAACCTGCTACTATTTTCCCTTGACAGCATCCAGTATCCATCTTTTATTCTTTTATGAAAGGATAAATCCTCATCTTCAAACCTGTCCATCTGTCCTTTCTCTTCTGATTTTCTCCTGAGTCCTTCCTCTACGTCTATATCTATAAAAACTGTAAGGTCTGGGACTATACCTTTTGTGGCAAGTCTGTTGATATAATCTATTATATGGATATCTATACCTCTTCCAAATCCCTGATATGCATAAGTGGCATCAAAGAACCTATCGCATAGCACAATCTTATTATCTTTTAAGGCAGGGGCAATTACATCTTCTATGTGTTGCGCCCTCATTGCCATCATCAAAAACAACTCTGTCAGTGAATTTATTTCTTTTACCTTATGGGTTAAGATTTCCCTTATTGACTCACCAACGGGAGTCCCACCGGGCTCCCTTGTTTTTACAACCCCATATCCCTCAGACAATAAATATTCATATAAAAGATTAATTTGGGTTGTCTTTCCGCAACCCTCTGTTCCCTCAAAGGTTATTAACATGATAGTTATTTGGAAACCCTTTCAACATACTCACCTGTCCTTGTATCAATCTTTACTACATCTCCTTCATCAACAAAAAGGGGGACTTGGATAGTATATCCTGTCTCAAGGAGCGCTGGTTTTGTGGCATTCTGCGCTGTATCACCCTTTATTCCAGGCTCTGTCTTAACAATCTGAAGATTTACGAAATTCTGTATCTCCACACCTA
This genomic window contains:
- the metG gene encoding methionine--tRNA ligase encodes the protein MSRKKYYITTPIYYINDVPHIGHAYTTVAADIMARYKRLCGYDVFFLTGTDEHGQKVEEAASKQGIHPKELADKMVYRFTDLWKTLNISNTGFIRTTEERHKKVVQHIFKKAYENGDIYLGEYEDWYCIPCESYFTEFQLKDGMCPDCLRKPERLKEESYFFKLSHYTHRLLEFLDNNKDFIMPEIRYNEVYSFVKGGLRDLSVSRTSFSWGIKVPMKEKHIVYVWFDALANYLTGIGFQEDKGCFESFWPCDMHLIGKDILRFHAVYWPCFLMSLGIEPPHHVFAHGWWTIEGQKMSKSLGNVIDPNDVVATYGVDEFRFFLFREVPFGLDGDFSKQAIIHRINSDLANDFGNLVSRSVTMISKFLRGKIENPETRNSADEEFEAGIRQSIREYYQSMDVLSFYKALQNVFDITSIMNKYIDSEAPWKLAKEGDKRVKTVMYNLWNGLRLLALMLFPFMPHKSQKIWDAIGIKDPIEKAKFDYEENFYHREDISEITKINPIFPRIEQ
- the ricT gene encoding regulatory iron-sulfur-containing complex subunit RicT; protein product: MKVGYVRFDYLAGVVEVELPDEAKVGDYVVCDLEKGTCLGVVLTEPVEIDKEGLKKAERIPTKEELEEYYTLKEKEINAFEVCRNKIKELNLPMKLLAAEYLFGGSKLLFYFVSENRVDFRELVKELAKEFKIRIELRQVGVRDEAKIVGGLGNCGNICCCRQFLNNFSIVSIRMVKEQGLALNPTKISGICGRLMCCLSYEYDMYTEYKKELPKIGKKVMLQQGEGKVIKHNTLNSTLVVELENGNLVTVSLNDIKN
- the holB gene encoding DNA polymerase III subunit delta', yielding MNYIDFEDIIGHEKQKKIITTFLMKERIPHAFLFSGQDGIGKKKIAIAVARYILCEKGSGCGVCRACTRVSRLTHPDLIVLDKNYMEWAGQVQRKKGQGNEGERQKETNNISIDFIRGNEEKKIRGINQEVHKFPSEGKKRVIIIDNAENMTEEAANAFLKTLEEPPEFNLFFLITSRESELPATIRSRCTRISFSPLSQSQLRQYFIDTLNLNEEKAELLSYISNGSINNGFFWLDDEKLHIRKRLGEFILTRNKGYVEATVLSEYISRGNREISIYIFFLFSLFRDLYLIKNINRHDIIINRDFIGLLERSSYSNGMIEQAIKKIQETAIIIRYNMNKWLLLENLILQVMR
- the tmk gene encoding dTMP kinase, with translation MLITFEGTEGCGKTTQINLLYEYLLSEGYGVVKTREPGGTPVGESIREILTHKVKEINSLTELFLMMAMRAQHIEDVIAPALKDNKIVLCDRFFDATYAYQGFGRGIDIHIIDYINRLATKGIVPDLTVFIDIDVEEGLRRKSEEKGQMDRFEDEDLSFHKRIKDGYWMLSRENSSRFFIVDGSKDIQIIHSIIRKRVEKQIELHRF